Genomic DNA from Hordeum vulgare subsp. vulgare chromosome 2H, MorexV3_pseudomolecules_assembly, whole genome shotgun sequence:
AAGATCAAACAATGATTGGTTACACTTTTGAACATCTAGGGTAATTCAattgttgattcttcttctaatTAAAATGTTCAAGCTGGGCAGGCCTTAAAGGGTTCCCATCATCCCATGGGTGCATTTCCAAACTGGGCTAGGCCTATTTAATGAAGTACATATAGAGATAGATTTCATGCTAGTCATATACTCTGTATGACGTTTATTTTCCAGTAACTGTGAAGTCCTTGTTCTTGATAGCTCAATCTGCCAAATAAATAGGCATTTAAGTATGTCTCGGCTGCTGCCTGTTGATGCCTCCTCGAAATTTTTGCTGAGTAGTTCTTATCTCGGTCATTTTGCTCAATTAATTTAGCTGAAATTCTTTTCTCTGCAAATTACCTCTCATCTGTTCTGTGTTGAAATTTATCATTTATGCCACATGCCTTAAAGGTCTGTTATTTGATTATATTGCTATTAAATGTTTTGAAGATAATATATCCTTTATATGTCTTAAGAGATATGCTAATAAATTGTGTCCACTAAAAGTCAAACCTTTATGTCTTCCTTTTCTCTGAAACCCATTAGAGCTAGAGGTTGTCATCTACGAGATCACTGTATTGTTTGCAAATTTAGCGACACTGAGAGTTTTGGTGTCCATGGAACTTCTTTTGGCTGAAGCTGTCATAAACATTTTCAAGTCTATATCTAGAGTAAAATGTATGTTGAGTTGAATCTCCTTGCACTATTGTGTAGTATTTTATAACACATTCTTCTTGGAATTTGCCTTCTATATTTCTTTGAAAACGAGAATTATACACTTACATGTATATCTATCTTTTTGCAGGTTAGGAAGCGCCACACACCTCTTCTGAAGGTCTGTATATCCTACATATCCTTTGTTTTGACTTGGTTAATGCATCTTCCTGCTTTACACAGTTCATATCttgcatcttcaaaaaataaatgcTGAATACGCCTTTTCTGtagcatcatcaacaacaacaataacaaagcctttagtcccaaacaagttgggctaggctagaggtgaaacccataagatctcgtgaccaactcatggttctggcacatggatagcaagcttccacgcgcccctgtccatggctagttctttggtgatgctccaatcctttagATCTCTCTTTACGGGCTCTTCCCATAtcaagttcggtctaccccggcctctcttgacattatcagcaTGCTTTAGCCGTCTGCTATGCACCGGGGCTTCTGGAGGCCtgcgctgaatatgcccaaaccatctcacaCGATGtcggacaagcttctcttcaattggcgctaccccaactctatctcgtatatcatcattctggatttggtccttccttgtgtggccacacatccatctcaacacgcgcatctccgccacacctagttgttgcacatgtcgccttttagtcggtcaacactcagcgccatacaacattgcgggtcgaaCCGCTGTCCTATAGAACTTACCTTTTAGTTTTTGTGGCACCCTCTTGTCACAGAGGATGCCAGAAGCTTGGTGCCATTTCATCCATCCGGCTTTAATTCGgtggttcacatcttcatcaatatccccatccttctgcaacatcgaccccaaatatcgaaagatgttCTTTTGAGGCACCACCTCCCATCAAGGCTAACACCCCCCtcctcctcgtgcctagtagtacTGAAAGCACACCTCATGTAGGTCTTagtcctactaagtctaaaaccttccgattccaaggtttgcctccatgactccaacttcctgttgacccctgtccgactatcatcgactaACACCACATCGTcctcaaagagcatacaccatgggatatctccttgtatatcccttgaatACACCTTTTCTGTATatctcttttaaatctgtttgtgTTTATAGTTATCATGGCCTGGTCATAGAATATGTGCTTGCACACTTTTGAGTTGTTTTACCGATACAACATGGACATGTCGTTATAGGAAGTAGTTAACATTGAGTTGTAAGCCATAAAGTGAGTAAAATCTGCTGGTAAAGAAAAAAACAttggtgatgattttgatggtAAGCACTTATGTGTGTAACTCTGCAAGTAATGTGATCCATGTTAGATGCGATAACTTGTGTCAGTCCATTATACTACGGGAAATGATGCGGAGATGTGGGGGCGGTCTCTTGGGTATTGCCACTATGGGGTGGATGGCAATGGTGCCAGGGGCATCTTGGGATACATGAGGTAAAGGGAGAATGAAATATCACGGCAATGGGTGAAGACCAACTTGGGGTAAATAAAGGATGGAAATGTGAAGACAAGGCAGGACGGGAGAATTTACGCAGTACTCCCTGTGCACCCCAAGTGTTTTTTTCCTTTCTAGAAACCGCAAAAATTCTGAGAAACAACGCAGTGTTGACACCCCATGTAAGAGCATCTAGTATCTCACAAAATCCTATCCAAATTCAACCAGTTACTTCTAAAACAAGAGACTAATCCACCTCTGAATAGTAGCTAATTCAAACTGGGGTGTGAATTTGGCACATTATCAGTACACTATAAACACTTTATTTGTTCTTTTCGTTTTTTAAACTATGTTTTAGATTTGGATTTGAAAATTTGTGTCTTCATAAGGTCAATGCCATGACCTGTTTTCAGAACTTTGTGTGATTTTAAGATTCGGTTTTCTGTCCTTGAGCATGCCATGACCTGTTTTCAGAACTTTGTGTGATTTTAAGATTCGGTTTTCTGTCCTTGAGAACCGGGAGTCTGCGAAAATACCCAATGACCAGGGGCACTGGGACTTAATGGGTAGCCTGTTGCTTGTTTGTCACAGCACCTGACCAAATTTGTTGACCTTCACATTATTCGTGTCTCGGCACACCGGCACTTTGAACTGATGGCACTCATCTCTTGCATGAAATCTAGCTAGACATTGGTTGGGGTTCTCCTGTAGTTCTCAGGACTTAGAAGCCAAATGTTGTAGACAGAAGCCAAAACTGGCATCAACTTTAGTAGTACATCGAATGTGCACTTGGCCAGGGACAGAGTAATACCATGCTCCTCGACCCTTATCTTTTTGTTACTAGCAACTCGATGAGGACAAGCTAGTCAGTACTGGCTGCCATACTGTTTGAACTGATGTTCCCGCTGATGCAAGGAGACCACTATTTTGGCAGTTTTATCATGGTGTGTGCAATTGTCATATCCCCTTGCAAAGTATTTGACTTCGCTATCCCAACTAACACAACTATATTACCATGTATTTGAGGTTTATAATAGCAATTATGTTATATTGCTGTCTAGAGTCGTCATGTACAAGTGAGCCACTTAAACAAAAGACATCGGATTCGGACAAAAAGATTAAGGGCCAGTTTGGAAGAAGAATATAGTTTCaatatttattttaaatttgaattaacTATCGAAGCTTGTACGGATACCCAGTCTAAACAGTCCCTAAAGAATATATGGAGTATGAAATTATAATGTTATAATGACGGTTTGTATAGGTTTATAGTCCCAGTCTAAACACCTAAATCTGTTTGTATAGGTGTGTATTTACAGGATTTCATTGGTTGCTATACTTATAAAGTTATAATGACGGTTAATGTTCAATCATGCAGCCCAAAACGTACGCAGAGAACTTTAAGTGGAAAGGCCCACCGAAGACGGAGGAAGCAGCCTAAGCTGTGGATTTGTATGTTGTCTGGAGATTTTCAAAAGATGTTCTTTTTCTCTGCCGCTCGTGCTGATTTTACTTTGTTCCATACCTGTCGTGCAATATGAGCTAGAACATGTCTCCATCAAACGTGTAATAAGCACACATTGCAACTGAATTTGTCTCTCATCTCATGAAAAATGTTTGTTAATTCCCTTTTTTACAGGGTAAATGTTTGTTATTAGCCTTGCCTGTAAAATTCCCCTTCACACAGAATTTCTTGGCTACTACGTATATTTGTCAACTAAAAGTTGCACGAAAAGAAGCAGGCAGATCGTGACTGCTGCCAGTCTGTGGCTAGGTTTTTGTATATCTTGCCCTGTCCCCACCATACGTAGGCAATCACCAGTCATTATCAAACAAGAAGCTCACTAGCTCAGAACACACCAAGCAGACGTGCAATTTACTAAAGCACACGTCATATTTTCCCCTTGCGTTGTCCGGTCAACATCATATGTACTTTAGAACCCGAGCATGCACCATGCAGGCTTTCCAAAAGAGGAAACAGTTCATCTAGGTTTACCAGTACCACTAAACATGCACCTTAACCTAGTGGtttaacagtaacaaaacatgcaCCTTACTCTATGTCCTATGCACTTAGTTTCGCACGCAGCTCGGATCTTTGAGTGTCTCATGCGTCGCCGTCGGCGCGGTGGTTGCTGGCGGGCGATGATGCATCGGCGGTGTGGAACCTCCATGCGAAGAGGTAGTGTCTGGACTCGCAATGCACCCGACTGACGTCGCACGCTGCCTGGATGGAAGTCCGCTCGCCGGTGCCGCACTCCCACTCGATCTTGGCCGTGCACGAGAACCCCTCTGGGGACTCCGGCAGCGCCGCCTTCTCGGCCACCACGAGCGCCACCTCCCCGCTGATCCTCCTCGACGCGGCCACCGCGCCGAGCCACAGGCACTCGGGCGCGCCCACCATCTCCTTGTACGCGTCGTTCACCAGCCGCACGCGGTTGCTCGAGTCGGTGACGACCGCCGGGAGCGCGTCGGTCTCCacctccgcctccacctcctccgccgTCTTCGAGGCGGTGGTGCTGCTGGCCGCGTCGACGGCGCCGTGGACGATGGATTCGACGTGGATGGTGGATCCTACGGGGCGCATCGCCCGGGGCGAGATCACCTTGGGCTCCAGCAGCTTCCGCAGAAGGTCGCGCTCCACGGGgacgtccctctcctcctcctcctcttcctcatctccaactccaaccaacATGGTGG
This window encodes:
- the LOC123425513 gene encoding uncharacterized protein LOC123425513 translates to MAMVQPVDMAVKANQILARFRPIAPKPAALPASPAQAIDGAASRVLCHLQSRPCRARKRGRPSAVPVSAQPAAAKRKRAAYPVPLRCAAAAATDAVVSTATRAHVSVPGSACMPFASLPPATASASGNLTRLSTMLVGVGDEEEEEEERDVPVERDLLRKLLEPKVISPRAMRPVGSTIHVESIVHGAVDAASSTTASKTAEEVEAEVETDALPAVVTDSSNRVRLVNDAYKEMVGAPECLWLGAVAASRRISGEVALVVAEKAALPESPEGFSCTAKIEWECGTGERTSIQAACDVSRVHCESRHYLFAWRFHTADASSPASNHRADGDA